Proteins encoded by one window of Mercenaria mercenaria strain notata chromosome 4, MADL_Memer_1, whole genome shotgun sequence:
- the LOC123527529 gene encoding uncharacterized protein LOC123527529, producing MATGECELTSDEMFVFECTLCVKRKKNGDAVKYCAECQGYCCRSCVEMHKDIHALINHNMLKKSSLKSTVLRTELSTVLRKRCSVHETEVLEMYCQNHDEFGCSTCMALNHKKCEELKSVSNIVDAIYKKSPIKETLLTLENKKTWMNTVKKNKENLLQKLKKSKEEAIDTIKKIRQEVECLPNEMEKESIKDVEMELSKIKSYLQHDIHMAEKEVSALQSAKDGLQRATGNEAEERFWMRIAQMQLNITESVIQSLHTQTDMKMLFSPDQEIINFLQQMIESFGIVQCYSLGTSNSRKTLYAVKATREVNIRTQNDTNTCCVLGSCFTQDGMLLLADYNNKTLKLVDLVQMVVVDRCNLGSKPCDVCCVTKREAVVGLTNNTVQFVSLGNQMELSRLIKVDHICYGIAYHDDRLYITDGGKSLYIHDMTGNVLQTVTKDNSGNDLFKWSTHVAFSDTGDKLFVTNGDDGVVAIDANGTYINTFKDENLAGAFGVCADNCGNIFVTGYNSHNVVQMSQDGKERFGEVVKKTDRISLAYSITVNTGDGTLIITQQDNDKIKVFDIQ from the exons atggCGACAGGGGAGTGTGAATTAACCTCggatgaaatgtttgtttttgaatgCACGCTCTgtgttaaaagaaaaaagaatggaGACGCTGTGAAATACTGTGCAGAATGTCAAGGTTACTGTTGTCGATCTTGTGTTGAAATGCATAAAGATATCCATGCCTTGATAAATCATaatatgttgaaaaaatcaagtttgaagTCAACGGTTTTAAGGACCGAATTATCAACTGTACTGAGGAAAAGATGCAGCGTTCACGAAACGGAGGTTCTAGAAATGTACTGTCAGAACCATGACGAGTTTGGTTGTTCAACCTGTATGGCGTTAAATCATAA GAAATGCGAAGAACTGAAATCAGTATCGAATATTGTTGACGCTATATACAAAAAGTCACCCATTAAGGAAACGTTACTCACTTTAGAAAACAAGAAGACATGGATGAATACAGTAAAGAAGAATAAAGAAAACCTTCTGCAAAAGCTTAAAAAATCGAAAGAAGAGGCGattgatacaataaaaaaaatccgtCAGGAAGTAGAATGTCTCCCAAACGAAATGGAAAAGGAATCGATAAAGGATGTGGAAATGGAATTAAGCAAAATAAAATCCTACCTGCAGCATGATATCCATATGGCTGAAAAGGAAGTATCTGCTTTACAGAGTGCTAAAGATGGCTTACAGAGAGCAACAGGTAACGAAGCTGAAGAACGTTTTTGGATGAGGATTGCCCAAATGCAGCTTAATATTACAGAATCAGTCATTCAGTCTTTACATACCCAAACAGATATGAAGATGTTATTTTCCCCAGACCAAGAAATTATcaattttcttcaacaaatgaTTGAGTCATTTGGCATTGTCCAATGTTATAGTCTGGGGACGTCTAATTCAAGAAAAACCCTGTATGCAGTCAAAGCTACCAGAGAAGTTAATATCAGGACGCAAAATGATACCAATACTTGCTGTGTACTTGGTTCATGCTTTACACAAGATGGCATGCTGTTGCTAGCTGattataataacaaaacattaaaacttgTCGATTTGGTACAAATGGTTGTAGTAGATCGGTGTAACCTTGGCAGTAAGCCTTGCGATGTGTGTTGTGTAACAAAACGGGAAGCTGTCGTCGGTTTGACAAATAACACAGTTCAGTTTGTCTCCCTCGGTAACCAGATGGAATTATCACGACTAATTAAAGTAGACCATATTTGCTATGGTATTGCTTACCATGATGACAGACTGTATATTACTGACGGTGGAAAGTCGCTGTATATACACGACATGACAGGTAATGTGTTGCAGACGGTAACGAAAGACAACTCTGGTAATGATCTATTCAAGTGGAGCACACATGTCGCTTTCAGTGATACTGGAGATAAACTATTTGTAACTAATGGTGACGATGGTGTAGTAGCTATTGATGCTAATGGAACATACATCAATACATTCAAGGATGAAAACCTAGCCGGTGCCTTTGGCGTGTGCGCGGATAATTGCGGGAATATCTTTGTCACTGGATATAATTCGCACAATGTAGTTCAAATGTCGCAAGATGGAAAAGAACGATTTGGCGAGGTCGTAAAAAAGACAGATAGAATAAGTCTTGCATATTCTATCACAGTGAATACAGGGGACGGTACATTAATTATTACCCAACAGGACAATGATAAAATAAAGGTGTTTGATATACAATAA
- the LOC123527527 gene encoding G-protein coupled receptor 135-like, which translates to MTETNTTSITCEYRANYTCWKESADEFNRKWANLMIPVEIMMCLFMIAGTLGNVLVLVVYSYRRHKTTANIFIMYLAGIDLTACVVLHPYIIFKLFNNYDQTWTGVCKCFEYFIHCSLTLSGFMLFLVAVDRYLAICRPVKFLLFDKHVVKLIASMTVASVIISLPILEFYGATPEVSEFSSSFTGYKCHLRKQYQNSALLTAFGAFIMCGFLFEIILLAGLYKNVAVTAYRSRRVVPALSNAHVLAGIKPSSSNTDTQTSFLNRGPNSSGISSLSAQQNPQQNGPSFDGVFRNRNRENK; encoded by the coding sequence ATGACGGAAACAAATACTACTAGTATTACATGTGAATATCGTGCTAATTACACCTGTTGGAAGGAATCAGCAGACGAATTCAACCGGAAGTGGGCAAACCTGATGATTCCGGTAGAAATCATGATGTGTTTATTTATGATTGCTGGAACATTGGGAAACGTTTTAGTGTTGGTTGTGTATTCCTACCGACGTCACAAAACAACGGccaatattttcatcatgtatCTAGCTGGCATCGATCTCACGGCATGTGTTGTTTTGCATCCATACATCATATTCAAGCTGTTCAACAATTATGACCAAACTTGGACAGGAGTTTGCAAATGCTTTGAATATTTTATTCACTGCAGTTTGACGTTGTCTGGATTTATGTTATTTCTGGTTGCTGttgacagatatttagcaatTTGCCGCCCAgtgaaatttcttctttttgacAAACACGTTGTGAAATTAATTGCGTCAATGACAGTAGCGTCGGTGATCATTAGCCTGCCAATCTTAGAATTCTATGGGGCAACTCCGGAAGTATCTGAATTTAGCTCTTCGTTTACTGGTTATAAGTGTCATTTGAGAAAACAGTATCAGAATTCAGCACTTCTGACAGCATTTGGGGCATTTATCATGTGTGGATTTCTTTTTGAGATCATACTGCTGGCGGGTTTATACAAGAATGTGGCTGTGACCGCATATCGGAGCAGGCGTGTCGTACCGGCATTATCAAATGCTCATGTTCTAGCTGGAATAAAACCTTCATCTTCAAACACCGATACTCAAACATCATTTCTAAACAGAGGGCCAAATAGTAGTGGTATAAGCAGCTTGTCTGCACAGCAAAATCCTCAACAAAATGGACCATCATTTGATGGTGTATTCCGCAATAGAaatagagaaaataaataa